From a region of the Kaistia sp. 32K genome:
- the pstA gene encoding phosphate ABC transporter permease PstA gives MASTLGTIGYSAASTPAAQAIYRRRRRGNAVLLTLSVGATAFGLAWLVLILGALLYQGLSGLSLAVFTEMTPPPGSAGGLLNAIWGSLLMTFGGVIIGTPIGILAGTYMSEYGRNNKLTTVVRFINDILLAAPSIVIGLFVYEVMVVQMGHFSAVAGMVALAILVIPVVVRTTEDMLNLVPNQLREAAAALGLPRSVMIRHVAYKAAMSGIVTGVLLAIARVSGETAPLLFTALNNQFWSTNLNAPMSSLPVTIFQFALSPYADWQKLAWTGALLITFTVLALNIVARAFLSPKASK, from the coding sequence ATGGCAAGCACTCTCGGCACAATCGGCTATTCAGCCGCCTCGACGCCCGCCGCCCAGGCGATCTATCGTCGCCGCCGGCGCGGCAACGCGGTCCTGCTCACGCTCTCCGTCGGCGCCACCGCCTTCGGCCTGGCCTGGCTGGTGCTCATCCTGGGCGCGCTGCTCTACCAGGGCCTCAGCGGCCTGTCGCTGGCGGTGTTCACGGAAATGACGCCGCCGCCCGGCTCGGCCGGCGGCCTGCTGAACGCCATCTGGGGCAGCCTCCTGATGACCTTCGGCGGCGTCATCATCGGCACGCCGATCGGCATCCTCGCCGGCACCTACATGTCGGAATACGGCCGGAACAACAAGCTGACGACCGTCGTCCGCTTCATCAACGACATCCTGCTGGCGGCGCCCTCGATCGTCATCGGCCTGTTCGTCTATGAGGTGATGGTCGTCCAGATGGGCCACTTCTCGGCGGTGGCCGGCATGGTCGCCCTCGCCATCTTGGTGATCCCGGTCGTCGTCCGCACCACGGAAGACATGCTCAACCTGGTGCCGAACCAGCTGCGCGAAGCGGCCGCGGCGCTCGGCCTGCCGCGCTCGGTCATGATCCGGCACGTCGCCTACAAGGCCGCGATGTCCGGCATCGTCACCGGCGTGCTGCTGGCGATCGCCCGCGTCAGCGGCGAGACCGCCCCGCTGCTCTTCACGGCGCTGAACAACCAGTTCTGGAGCACCAACCTCAACGCACCGATGTCGTCGCTGCCGGTGACGATCTTCCAGTTCGCGCTGTCGCCCTATGCCGATTGGCAGAAGCTCGCCTGGACCGGCGCCCTCCTCATCACCTTTACCGTGCTGGCGCTCAACATCGTCGCCCGCGCCTTCCTCAGCCCCAAGGCTTCCAAATGA
- the pstB gene encoding phosphate ABC transporter ATP-binding protein PstB, whose product MTQTAMNTAGLAEKISIRNLKFFYGDNLALKTINLPLFEKKVTAFIGPSGCGKSTLLRVLNRMYDLYPRQRAEGEVIFDGQNVLNPDQDRNMLRARVGMVFQKPTPFPMSIYENIAFGIRLYENISRSEMDGRVEAALTRGALWNEVKDKLHSSGLSLSGGQQQRLCIARTIAVRPEVVLFDEPCSALDPISTAKIEELIDELTTDYTIAIVTHNMQQAARVSDYTAFMYLGELIEFDETTKIFTSPSDKRTQDYITGRFG is encoded by the coding sequence ATGACCCAGACCGCGATGAACACGGCCGGCTTGGCCGAGAAGATCTCGATCCGTAATCTGAAGTTCTTCTACGGCGACAACCTGGCGCTGAAGACGATCAACCTGCCGCTGTTCGAGAAGAAGGTCACGGCGTTCATCGGCCCGTCGGGCTGCGGAAAGTCGACGTTGCTGCGGGTTCTGAACCGCATGTACGACCTCTACCCGCGCCAGCGCGCCGAGGGCGAGGTGATCTTCGACGGCCAGAACGTGCTGAACCCCGACCAGGACCGCAACATGCTGCGCGCCCGCGTCGGCATGGTGTTCCAGAAGCCGACGCCGTTCCCGATGTCGATCTACGAGAACATCGCCTTCGGCATCCGCCTCTACGAGAACATCTCGCGCTCCGAGATGGACGGCCGGGTCGAGGCGGCGCTGACGCGCGGCGCGCTCTGGAACGAGGTCAAGGACAAGCTGCATTCGAGCGGCCTCAGCCTCTCGGGCGGCCAGCAGCAGCGCCTCTGCATCGCCCGCACCATCGCGGTGCGGCCGGAAGTCGTGCTGTTCGACGAGCCCTGCTCGGCGCTCGATCCGATCTCGACCGCGAAGATCGAGGAACTGATCGACGAGCTGACGACCGACTACACGATCGCCATCGTCACGCACAACATGCAGCAGGCGGCGCGCGTCTCCGACTACACCGCCTTCATGTATCTCGGCGAGCTGATCGAGTTCGACGAGACGACGAAGATCTTCACGTCGCCGAGCGACAAGCGCACCCAGGACTACATCACCGGACGCTTCGGCTGA
- the phoU gene encoding phosphate signaling complex protein PhoU, producing the protein MSEHIVSRYDEELNDVARRIAEMGGMAERLVDVSVGALMRVDTETAKQVIADDKKLDALQRECEERAIMIIARRQPMAMDLREVIAAQRIASDLERIGDLAKNIAKRVMALDGQLQSKRFNTGVEHMAELSLAQLKDVLDAYASRDVDQAYEVWKRDEEIDAMYTSLFRELLTYMMEDPRNITFCTHLLFCAKNIERIGDHATNIAETVYYVVTGQVLAEDRPKQDESSTTAVNYEKN; encoded by the coding sequence ATGTCCGAACATATTGTTTCCCGCTACGACGAAGAGCTCAATGACGTCGCCCGCCGCATCGCCGAGATGGGCGGCATGGCCGAGCGCCTGGTCGATGTGTCCGTCGGCGCGCTGATGCGGGTCGATACCGAGACCGCCAAGCAGGTGATCGCCGACGACAAGAAGCTCGACGCGCTGCAGCGCGAGTGCGAGGAGCGGGCGATCATGATCATCGCCCGTCGCCAGCCGATGGCGATGGACCTGCGCGAAGTCATCGCGGCGCAGCGCATCGCCAGCGATCTCGAGCGCATCGGCGACCTGGCCAAGAACATCGCCAAGCGCGTCATGGCGCTCGACGGCCAGCTGCAGTCGAAGCGCTTCAACACCGGCGTCGAGCACATGGCGGAGCTGTCGCTTGCCCAGCTCAAGGACGTGCTGGACGCCTATGCGAGCCGCGACGTCGACCAGGCCTATGAAGTCTGGAAGCGCGACGAAGAGATCGACGCGATGTACACGTCGCTCTTCCGCGAGCTTCTGACCTACATGATGGAAGACCCGCGCAACATCACCTTCTGCACGCATCTTCTCTTCTGCGCCAAGAACATCGAGCGCATCGGCGATCACGCTACCAACATCGCCGAGACGGTCTACTATGTCGTCACCGGCCAGGTGCTCGCTGAAGACCGGCCGAAGCAGGACGAGTCGAGCACGACCGCCGTCAACTACGAGAAGAACTGA
- the phoB gene encoding phosphate regulon transcriptional regulator PhoB yields the protein MTPRVMIVEDEEALSLLLRYNLEAEGYTVEVVPRGDDAEMRLLETVPDLLLLDWMLPGISGIELCRRLRARDATRTLPVIMLTARGEEQERIRGLATGADDYVVKPFSVPELMARVRAILRRSRPEVIATLLRAGDIELDRETHRVRRSGRELHLGPTEFRLLEYLMKSPGRVFSREQLLDGVWGRDVYVDERTVDVHIGRLRKAVNRGRVKDPIRTVRGSGYSFDDQFAMA from the coding sequence ATGACGCCACGCGTTATGATCGTCGAGGATGAGGAGGCGCTGAGCCTCCTCCTCCGTTACAATCTGGAAGCGGAAGGGTACACGGTCGAGGTCGTGCCGCGCGGCGACGACGCCGAGATGCGCCTCCTCGAAACCGTGCCCGACCTGCTGCTGCTCGACTGGATGCTGCCGGGGATCTCCGGCATCGAGCTCTGCCGGCGGCTGCGCGCCCGCGACGCCACCCGCACGCTGCCGGTGATCATGCTCACCGCCCGCGGCGAGGAGCAGGAGCGCATCCGCGGTCTCGCCACCGGCGCCGACGACTATGTCGTCAAGCCGTTCTCCGTGCCGGAGCTGATGGCGCGCGTGCGCGCGATCCTGCGCCGCTCGCGGCCCGAGGTGATCGCCACGCTGCTGCGCGCCGGCGACATCGAGCTCGATCGCGAGACGCATCGCGTCCGCCGCTCGGGACGCGAACTGCATCTCGGCCCGACCGAGTTCCGCCTGCTCGAATATCTGATGAAGAGCCCCGGCCGCGTCTTTTCACGCGAACAGTTGCTGGATGGAGTCTGGGGTCGCGACGTCTATGTCGACGAGCGCACCGTCGACGTCCATATCGGCCGCCTGCGCAAGGCGGTGAACCGCGGCCGCGTCAAGGATCCGATCCGCACCGTGCGCGGCT